A stretch of Desulfofalx alkaliphila DSM 12257 DNA encodes these proteins:
- a CDS encoding sensor histidine kinase, whose translation MDTNLKKDKHNKLISTSWGILLIGLIIAVISVAIYVPIKDAKSKDDVQKFLESHEFIYTLGGLTHYLIQTEIEHQDTYRPHYNNLENIKYYWQDKDNKPLASNMEGQSRESEIKNSQFYLHIITDDQGKPTIESAPNWFKKGQFIAYLSHLLQPDTENEALYLANLDIVYTVPQKLTNNNDLFIRDLKEYTLIQDLLLILLIGGISILLLTILTFALPYSAQKQASLVKVFNKLYLELKLIIWLAFFLICLGILSLITSTNNAAINYLNIIHDANVYFYAIGIPVTLIFYTLIYLSITNLKHIYHVGIKEGLIKNSLFGKLSFYVIKSVKRTLKQVVEVDITDSNQQLFKLLGLNLIVLIIIALTGGFGVFLALVYTALLFNYLLKVLDKARALNEASSQLAKGNFDIVLPADMEILSPFAKNLSNIKEGFKVAVDKEIKSQNMKTELISNVSHDLKTPLTSIITYVDLLKNEDLEKETQREYIRVLDEKSKRLQVLIEDLFEASKASSGNIEMNLEPVDVVALLRQTMGEMEERINDSSLQMKVKLPENKVICQLDGARTYRVFENIISNILKYSMPNTRVYIDAVENEKEISFVFKNISAYEMNFEPAKIIERSFRGDKSRNTEGSGLGLAIAKSFVDLQEGQLDIIIDGDLFKLRVTFPKAG comes from the coding sequence TTGGATACAAATTTGAAAAAAGATAAACATAATAAACTTATATCAACAAGCTGGGGCATCTTACTGATCGGTTTAATTATAGCGGTGATATCGGTGGCTATTTATGTACCAATTAAAGATGCTAAATCTAAAGACGATGTCCAAAAGTTTTTAGAGAGTCATGAGTTCATCTATACTTTGGGGGGGTTAACCCACTACCTCATCCAAACCGAAATAGAGCATCAAGATACCTATCGTCCTCACTATAACAATTTAGAAAATATTAAGTATTACTGGCAGGATAAAGATAATAAACCCCTGGCCAGCAACATGGAGGGTCAATCAAGGGAATCCGAAATCAAGAACAGTCAATTCTACCTCCATATAATCACCGACGATCAGGGTAAACCAACCATAGAGAGTGCTCCCAACTGGTTTAAAAAAGGCCAATTCATAGCCTATTTAAGTCACCTATTACAACCGGATACAGAAAATGAAGCACTCTATTTGGCGAATTTAGATATTGTTTATACCGTACCGCAAAAATTGACCAACAACAATGACCTTTTTATCAGGGACCTTAAAGAGTATACTCTTATACAAGACCTGTTATTGATTTTGTTAATCGGAGGAATAAGCATTTTACTTTTAACAATCTTAACCTTTGCCCTCCCCTACTCAGCTCAAAAGCAGGCAAGTCTGGTTAAGGTGTTTAACAAGCTATATTTAGAACTCAAACTAATAATTTGGCTGGCATTTTTCCTAATCTGCCTTGGTATTTTAAGCTTAATTACGTCAACAAATAATGCCGCCATTAATTACTTAAACATCATCCATGACGCCAATGTATATTTTTACGCCATCGGCATTCCGGTAACTCTGATATTCTACACCCTGATTTATCTGAGCATTACCAATCTTAAACATATTTACCATGTGGGCATTAAGGAAGGTTTAATTAAAAACAGTTTGTTTGGCAAACTATCTTTCTATGTTATCAAGAGCGTTAAAAGAACTTTGAAGCAAGTGGTTGAGGTGGACATCACCGACTCTAATCAACAGCTGTTTAAGCTGTTGGGATTAAATCTGATTGTTTTAATCATTATCGCTTTAACGGGTGGCTTTGGAGTATTTCTGGCTTTAGTGTATACCGCATTATTATTTAATTACTTGTTAAAGGTGCTGGATAAGGCAAGGGCACTAAATGAAGCCAGTAGCCAATTGGCTAAAGGAAACTTTGATATTGTGCTGCCGGCAGACATGGAAATACTAAGCCCCTTTGCCAAAAACCTGAGCAATATTAAAGAGGGTTTTAAAGTGGCAGTGGACAAAGAAATAAAGAGTCAAAATATGAAAACAGAACTGATTTCCAATGTCTCCCACGATCTTAAAACCCCGCTCACCTCCATCATCACCTATGTAGATTTGTTGAAAAATGAGGATTTAGAAAAAGAAACCCAAAGGGAATATATAAGGGTGCTGGATGAAAAATCTAAGCGACTGCAGGTGTTAATAGAAGATTTATTTGAAGCCAGCAAGGCCAGCAGCGGCAATATTGAAATGAATTTAGAACCGGTGGATGTGGTTGCACTGTTGCGACAAACCATGGGCGAGATGGAAGAAAGAATCAACGATAGTTCACTACAGATGAAAGTAAAACTGCCGGAAAACAAAGTGATCTGCCAACTGGACGGTGCCAGAACCTATCGGGTCTTTGAAAATATAATCAGCAATATATTAAAGTACTCCATGCCCAATACCAGGGTGTATATTGATGCAGTGGAAAACGAAAAAGAAATCAGCTTTGTATTTAAAAATATTTCAGCCTATGAAATGAATTTTGAACCGGCCAAAATAATAGAACGTTCCTTTAGGGGAGACAAATCCCGCAACACTGAAGGTTCCGGCCTAGGCCTGGCCATCGCCAAAAGTTTTGTTGACCTACAAGAGGGCCAATTAGATATCATCATCGACGGGGATTTATTCAAGCTAAGGGTAACCTTTCCCAAGGCCGGTTAA
- a CDS encoding response regulator, producing the protein MYMYNILVVDDEKEIVAAIEVYLKNQNYNVFKAYDGQEALNIFDKEEVHLVLMDIMMPKLDGIKATMKIREQSKVPIIFLSAKSEDMDKIFGLNIGADDYITKPFNPLELLARVNSNIRRYTSYSNDSPPQENVLKIGGIELNDATKEVLVDGKPIRITPLEYKILYLMMRNPNRVFSIEEIYEKVWQAPAYNPDTVTVHIRRIREKIEINPREPKYLKVVWGIGYKFEKR; encoded by the coding sequence ATATACATGTATAATATTCTGGTTGTGGATGATGAGAAGGAAATTGTGGCTGCCATTGAGGTTTATTTAAAAAATCAAAACTACAATGTTTTTAAGGCCTATGACGGCCAAGAGGCTTTAAATATTTTTGATAAAGAGGAAGTGCACCTGGTGCTGATGGATATTATGATGCCAAAATTAGATGGCATTAAAGCCACCATGAAAATTAGAGAGCAAAGTAAGGTGCCAATTATTTTTCTGTCGGCAAAGTCCGAGGATATGGATAAAATTTTCGGTCTGAACATCGGTGCCGATGATTACATCACCAAACCCTTTAACCCTCTGGAACTGCTGGCCCGGGTGAATTCAAATATCCGCAGATACACCAGTTATAGTAACGACAGCCCTCCTCAGGAAAATGTGCTAAAAATAGGCGGCATTGAATTAAATGATGCCACAAAAGAGGTTCTGGTGGACGGCAAGCCCATTAGAATCACTCCCTTGGAATATAAAATTTTGTATTTAATGATGAGAAATCCCAATCGGGTCTTCTCAATAGAAGAGATTTATGAAAAGGTTTGGCAGGCACCGGCCTATAATCCGGATACTGTCACAGTGCATATCAGAAGGATTAGGGAGAAAATTGAAATTAACCCAAGGGAACCAAAATACTTAAAGGTGGTATGGGGCATTGGATACAAATTTGAAAAAAGATAA
- a CDS encoding CNNM domain-containing protein: MFVLLATSAFFSSSETALMSINKIKIRNMVDEGVKGAELVVKLIEDPGKLLSVILVGNNLVNIGASALATSLAIGYFGNAGVGIATGIMTFLLLVFAEITPKSLAAVRAEMISLKVAKFLYYITLLLTPVVIVLTFITNNLIKLLGVRPEAKKPLVTEEELKTIVNVGHEEGILESEERQMIHNVFEFGDLYVKDIITPRTDLVSFSVKASYEEVVEVIKREQYSRYPVYKKNIDNIVGVLHVKDLIFFDIDKDNFSITDYARAPYFTYEYKHISLLFEEMRKGRMSIAVVLDEYGGTAGVVTIEDLVEEIVGDISDEYDNPVKAIELIKDNQYLVQGSTGLDLINGVLGINIRSECFDSIGGFVMGLFGRMPDVGEAIEYNGIKFTVDKVGRNRITAIKITIM, from the coding sequence ATGTTTGTTCTCTTGGCTACTTCAGCTTTTTTTTCGTCTTCGGAAACGGCCTTAATGTCTATAAATAAAATCAAAATACGAAATATGGTTGATGAAGGGGTTAAAGGTGCAGAACTGGTAGTTAAACTAATAGAAGACCCCGGTAAACTATTAAGTGTCATCTTGGTGGGAAATAACCTGGTAAATATTGGGGCCTCAGCCTTGGCAACATCACTGGCAATAGGCTACTTTGGTAATGCCGGCGTGGGTATTGCCACAGGGATTATGACCTTTCTTTTGCTAGTTTTTGCAGAAATAACTCCAAAATCACTGGCGGCAGTAAGGGCAGAGATGATATCTTTAAAGGTAGCAAAGTTCCTTTATTATATTACCTTGCTATTAACGCCGGTGGTTATAGTGCTGACCTTTATAACCAATAACCTTATTAAGTTGTTAGGGGTTAGGCCAGAGGCAAAAAAGCCCTTAGTAACAGAAGAAGAATTGAAAACCATAGTCAACGTTGGTCATGAGGAGGGAATTTTAGAGAGCGAAGAAAGGCAAATGATCCACAATGTATTTGAATTTGGGGATCTATATGTTAAAGATATTATTACCCCCAGAACAGATTTGGTATCCTTCAGTGTCAAGGCGTCATACGAAGAAGTTGTGGAGGTAATTAAAAGAGAGCAGTATTCCCGGTATCCGGTATATAAAAAGAACATTGATAATATTGTGGGGGTATTGCATGTTAAAGATTTAATATTTTTTGATATAGACAAGGATAATTTTTCCATAACCGATTATGCGAGGGCTCCCTACTTTACTTATGAATACAAACATATTAGTCTTTTGTTCGAAGAGATGAGAAAGGGCAGAATGTCAATTGCTGTGGTATTAGACGAATACGGCGGTACTGCCGGTGTGGTTACAATCGAAGATTTAGTGGAAGAAATTGTAGGTGATATCAGTGATGAATACGATAACCCGGTTAAGGCGATAGAATTGATCAAAGATAATCAATATCTGGTGCAGGGCAGCACCGGTCTCGATTTAATTAATGGGGTATTGGGAATAAATATTAGATCTGAATGCTTTGACAGCATTGGTGGGTTTGTAATGGGTTTATTTGGCAGGATGCCTGATGTGGGGGAAGCAATTGAGTATAATGGCATAAAATTTACTGTTGACAAGGTGGGCAGAAATAGAATTACAGCTATAAAAATAACTATAATGTAA
- a CDS encoding 2-hydroxyacyl-CoA dehydratase — protein MNNLLHVGIDIGSTTVKVVILNSKRDIVYKKYERHYADIKNKLIAILKDAYNTLGEAQLTIMVTGSGGMAIANNMGISFTQEVIAATKAIKTYYPETDVAIELGGEDAKITYFKDGMEQRMNGTCAGGTGSFIDQMASLLEIDALGLNQLAKKYKTIYPIAARCGVFAKTDVQPLLNEGVAREDIAVSVFQAVVIQTISGLACGRPIRGKVAFLGGPLYFLSELRKRFIETLKLGDDQVIFPDNSHYYVAIGASLSSVDEQPVSFKTIINNMKKLKSVSIDESNRLEPLFSTEEQYKEFKLRHDKNSVKRKDISTAAGECFLGIDAGSTTTKVALIDGEGTLLYTYYGSNEGSPLNSTIKALKELYGLLPANAKIVKSTVTGYGEGLIKAALGIDIGEIETIAHYKAAEFFCPGVDFILDIGGQDMKCLEIKDGNIQNILLNEACSSGCGSFLDTFAKSLDMTIEEFSSAALFAEKPVDLGSRCTVFMNSKVKQAQKEGATAGEISAGLSYSVIKNALYKVIKVKRPEELGKKIVVQGGTFYNDAVLRSFELVSQREAIRPDIAGIMGAFGAALIAKERYKENEETSLLSQSQLNNFQFQITTSRCGICANKCLLTINSFSSGEKFITGNRCERATGKGKSDNSLPNLFNYKYKRIFNYKPLALSEAKRGRVGIPRALNIYENYPFWFTFFTNLGFRVELSGRSSNEIYEKGMETIPSESVCYPAKLVHGHVMDLVDKGIDFIFYPSITYEIKEQEEADNHFNCPIVISYPEVIKSNLDIIREKNILYMKPFLPYHNKKGLIKRLHEELRPFNIAFNEIRESVEKAYREQQAFKEDLQRAGEQALKLIKEKGARGIVLAGRPYHIDPQIHHGIPDMINSLGMAVLTEDSVAHLGNVERPLRVVDQWAYHSRLYAAASYVAEQRDIELVQLNSFGCGIDAITTDQVQEILNGNSKIYTTLKIDEVNNLGAARIRLRSLKATMRERDKTGFKLKRVDNRYRRIPFTEEMKKNHTILAPEMSPIHFRLLQEAFRIEGYNVVVLPTIDNKAIDEGLKYVNNDACYPAIIVIGQLIAALKSGKYDLNNTSVMMSQTGGGCRATNYIALLRKALKDAGFENIPVISVNPSGIEKNPGFKFTLPLLHRSMMALVYGDLLMNVLYRVRPYEKVKGSANDLYEKWVKVCLESLEAAERSVFKKNIYSIVNDFEELELTNQIKPKVGLVGEILVKYHPTANNDAVKVVESEGAEAVVPGLTDFFLYCLYYNNFKYRYLAGSKLSQLVGNATIRLIESYRGIYRKALAKSQRFYVPSTIKEIADGASPVISLGHQTGEGWFLTGEMIELINSGVNNIICMQPFACLPNHVTGKGMIKELKRVYPKANIVAIDYDPGASEVNQLNRIKLMISTAFENIEQLHMDRKKTCNGADYNQLRGLAYES, from the coding sequence ATGAATAATTTGCTACATGTTGGTATCGATATCGGTTCTACCACAGTTAAAGTAGTTATTTTAAACAGTAAAAGGGACATAGTGTATAAAAAATATGAAAGACATTATGCGGATATAAAGAACAAACTTATCGCTATTCTTAAGGATGCCTATAATACCCTAGGGGAAGCACAGCTAACCATTATGGTTACAGGCTCCGGCGGAATGGCAATAGCAAACAACATGGGCATTTCTTTTACCCAGGAGGTTATTGCGGCCACAAAAGCAATTAAGACCTACTACCCGGAAACAGACGTAGCTATTGAATTGGGCGGCGAAGATGCAAAGATTACATATTTTAAAGATGGAATGGAACAGCGAATGAATGGCACCTGTGCCGGCGGCACCGGATCTTTTATAGATCAAATGGCCTCTTTGTTAGAGATTGATGCCTTAGGTCTTAACCAGTTGGCTAAGAAATACAAAACCATTTATCCTATCGCTGCAAGGTGTGGTGTTTTTGCCAAGACCGACGTTCAACCTCTGTTAAACGAAGGCGTTGCCAGGGAAGACATTGCAGTTTCGGTGTTTCAAGCTGTTGTTATTCAAACCATAAGTGGCCTGGCATGCGGCAGACCCATAAGGGGGAAGGTGGCCTTTCTAGGCGGTCCCTTATACTTTCTTTCGGAGCTTAGGAAAAGATTTATAGAAACTTTGAAATTAGGGGACGATCAGGTTATATTTCCTGACAACTCCCATTATTACGTGGCAATTGGCGCGTCCTTATCTTCGGTAGATGAACAACCGGTGTCTTTTAAAACCATAATTAATAATATGAAGAAGCTTAAAAGTGTATCCATAGATGAATCAAACAGGTTGGAGCCTCTTTTTTCCACCGAAGAGCAGTATAAAGAGTTTAAACTTAGACATGATAAAAATTCCGTTAAAAGAAAGGACATATCCACTGCCGCCGGGGAGTGTTTTTTAGGCATAGATGCGGGCTCAACCACCACAAAGGTTGCCCTTATAGATGGTGAAGGCACACTTCTTTATACCTATTATGGAAGTAACGAGGGAAGCCCGCTCAATTCTACCATTAAAGCATTAAAAGAATTATATGGTTTGTTGCCGGCCAATGCTAAAATTGTAAAATCCACAGTCACCGGCTATGGGGAGGGCTTAATAAAGGCGGCTTTGGGCATAGACATTGGGGAAATTGAAACAATTGCTCATTACAAGGCAGCGGAGTTCTTTTGCCCCGGTGTTGATTTTATATTAGATATCGGCGGGCAGGACATGAAATGCCTTGAAATAAAAGACGGCAATATCCAAAATATACTATTGAATGAGGCATGCTCCTCGGGCTGCGGTTCGTTTTTAGATACCTTCGCCAAGTCATTGGATATGACCATTGAGGAATTTTCATCGGCAGCCTTATTTGCTGAAAAACCGGTGGACCTGGGTTCAAGATGCACGGTTTTTATGAACTCAAAGGTTAAGCAGGCCCAAAAGGAAGGGGCAACAGCAGGTGAAATATCCGCAGGTTTATCCTACTCGGTAATTAAAAATGCACTTTACAAAGTAATAAAGGTAAAAAGACCGGAGGAGTTAGGGAAAAAAATAGTTGTGCAAGGCGGTACCTTTTATAATGACGCTGTGCTGAGAAGCTTTGAATTGGTATCTCAAAGGGAAGCTATCAGGCCGGATATAGCAGGTATAATGGGTGCCTTTGGTGCGGCATTAATCGCCAAGGAAAGGTATAAAGAAAATGAGGAAACAAGTTTATTAAGCCAAAGCCAATTAAATAATTTTCAATTTCAAATCACCACTTCCAGATGTGGAATATGTGCCAATAAATGTTTGCTAACCATTAACAGTTTTAGCAGTGGAGAAAAATTCATAACAGGCAACCGGTGCGAAAGGGCCACCGGTAAAGGCAAAAGCGATAATAGCCTGCCAAACTTATTTAATTACAAGTATAAAAGAATTTTTAATTATAAGCCTTTGGCTCTTTCAGAAGCAAAAAGAGGTAGAGTGGGGATTCCCAGAGCGTTAAATATCTATGAGAATTACCCCTTTTGGTTCACCTTTTTTACCAACTTAGGTTTTAGGGTGGAACTGTCCGGCAGGTCGTCCAATGAGATATATGAAAAGGGCATGGAGACAATACCGTCAGAATCCGTATGCTATCCTGCCAAGCTTGTTCACGGCCATGTGATGGATCTGGTAGATAAAGGAATAGACTTTATCTTTTATCCCAGTATCACCTACGAAATAAAAGAACAAGAAGAAGCGGATAATCATTTTAATTGTCCCATAGTAATCTCCTATCCCGAGGTTATCAAAAGTAACCTTGATATCATCAGGGAGAAAAATATATTATACATGAAACCCTTTCTTCCCTACCATAACAAAAAGGGATTAATAAAGAGGCTGCATGAAGAATTAAGGCCCTTTAACATTGCCTTTAACGAAATTAGAGAAAGTGTAGAAAAGGCTTACCGGGAACAGCAAGCCTTTAAAGAAGACCTACAGAGGGCCGGGGAGCAAGCCTTAAAGCTTATCAAGGAAAAGGGTGCCAGGGGAATAGTCCTTGCCGGGCGCCCCTACCATATAGATCCCCAGATACATCATGGAATACCGGATATGATAAATTCACTGGGTATGGCAGTATTAACAGAGGACTCAGTGGCTCACCTGGGGAATGTTGAAAGACCGCTAAGGGTGGTGGATCAATGGGCCTACCACTCAAGGCTCTATGCCGCAGCCAGCTATGTGGCAGAACAAAGGGATATAGAGCTGGTACAACTAAATTCCTTTGGATGTGGTATAGATGCCATTACAACAGACCAAGTACAGGAAATTTTAAATGGAAATTCAAAAATTTACACCACTCTTAAAATTGATGAAGTAAATAATCTTGGGGCGGCCAGAATAAGATTGCGCTCTTTGAAGGCCACCATGAGGGAAAGGGATAAAACCGGCTTTAAACTTAAAAGGGTGGACAACCGGTATAGGAGAATTCCTTTTACCGAGGAGATGAAAAAAAATCATACCATTTTAGCCCCTGAAATGTCTCCCATACATTTTCGCTTATTGCAAGAGGCATTTAGAATAGAGGGCTATAATGTGGTTGTTTTGCCCACCATAGATAATAAGGCCATCGATGAGGGGTTAAAATATGTCAATAATGATGCCTGTTACCCGGCAATTATTGTTATTGGGCAGCTGATAGCAGCCTTAAAATCGGGTAAATATGATTTAAACAATACTTCGGTTATGATGTCTCAAACCGGTGGCGGCTGTAGGGCCACCAATTACATTGCTCTGCTGAGGAAGGCCTTAAAGGATGCCGGTTTTGAAAATATTCCGGTGATATCCGTTAATCCAAGCGGCATAGAGAAAAACCCGGGATTTAAATTTACCCTGCCCTTGCTGCATCGTTCTATGATGGCATTGGTTTATGGGGACTTGCTGATGAATGTCTTATACAGGGTCAGGCCCTATGAAAAGGTAAAGGGTTCAGCCAATGACCTCTACGAAAAATGGGTCAAAGTATGCTTAGAGTCTTTAGAGGCTGCCGAAAGAAGTGTTTTCAAGAAAAACATTTATAGCATTGTCAATGATTTTGAAGAATTAGAGCTAACTAATCAGATTAAACCCAAGGTAGGCCTGGTTGGGGAAATACTTGTTAAATATCACCCCACCGCCAATAACGATGCTGTCAAGGTGGTGGAATCTGAGGGTGCAGAGGCAGTGGTGCCCGGGTTAACAGACTTTTTCTTATACTGCCTTTACTATAATAATTTTAAATATAGATATTTAGCAGGCAGTAAGCTATCACAACTTGTAGGAAACGCAACAATTAGGTTAATTGAATCGTACAGGGGCATCTACAGGAAAGCACTGGCCAAAAGCCAGAGATTTTATGTTCCCAGTACAATAAAAGAGATAGCCGATGGGGCATCACCGGTTATTTCTTTGGGCCACCAAACCGGAGAGGGATGGTTTTTAACGGGTGAGATGATTGAACTTATTAACAGTGGCGTTAACAATATTATTTGTATGCAGCCCTTTGCCTGTTTACCAAACCATGTGACCGGAAAAGGAATGATTAAAGAACTAAAAAGAGTTTACCCCAAGGCTAATATAGTGGCCATAGACTATGATCCGGGGGCCAGTGAAGTTAACCAGTTAAACAGAATAAAACTAATGATCTCTACCGCCTTTGAAAATATTGAGCAACTCCATATGGATAGGAAAAAGACCTGCAATGGGGCAGACTATAATCAGCTTAGGGGCCTTGCATATGAAAGCTAG
- a CDS encoding TetR/AcrR family transcriptional regulator yields the protein MKKELHNMSGRTTDRRVLRTKRMIRDALTELMEKKGFERITVSDITEKADINRGTFYLHYRDKYDLLEQSEDELIRDIEKISLAAQNNIAKNLFNNRKEEFFPFMEKLFEYIHENYNFFKIVLGPNGDPSFQVKLKEVMRRNIIKNIMARKGKMLVPTEYLAAYVCSAHLGVIQHWLESGMEKSPREMSVILSRMTLLGPGYAAGLVNTAN from the coding sequence ATGAAAAAGGAGTTGCATAATATGTCGGGTCGCACAACAGATAGGCGCGTACTGCGAACTAAACGCATGATTAGGGATGCCCTCACCGAGCTAATGGAAAAGAAGGGTTTTGAGAGGATTACAGTAAGCGATATAACAGAAAAGGCTGATATAAATCGGGGCACCTTTTATTTGCATTATCGCGATAAGTACGATTTACTGGAGCAAAGTGAAGATGAATTAATCAGGGATATAGAAAAAATTTCCCTGGCAGCCCAAAATAATATTGCAAAGAATCTGTTTAACAACCGCAAGGAAGAGTTTTTTCCTTTTATGGAAAAATTATTTGAGTATATACATGAAAACTACAATTTCTTTAAAATTGTATTGGGCCCCAACGGTGATCCCTCATTTCAAGTAAAGCTTAAAGAGGTAATGAGAAGGAATATAATTAAGAATATAATGGCAAGAAAAGGAAAAATGTTAGTTCCAACAGAATATTTGGCTGCCTATGTATGCTCAGCTCACCTGGGTGTCATCCAACACTGGTTAGAAAGCGGCATGGAGAAGTCACCGCGGGAAATGTCAGTGATTTTGTCAAGAATGACATTGCTGGGGCCGGGTTATGCCGCCGGTTTAGTTAACACCGCCAACTGA
- a CDS encoding protein adenylyltransferase SelO encodes MTVNKAAAEAGWNLEHTYAQLPGMFYSKLNPVAVPAPKLVILNHSLAKSLGLNSQVLQREDGVAVLAGNRLPKGAIPLAQAYAGHQFGYFTMLGDGRAILLGEQITPSGERFDIQLKGSGKTPYSRGGDGRAALGPMLREYIISEAMHGLGIATGRSLAVVTTGETVIRQTRQPGAVLTRVAASHLRIGTFEYAARWGTVEDLRALADYTLKRHFPEADHTDNPYLYLLGEVIKRQASLVAKWQLVGFIHGVMNTDNVTLSGETIDYGPCAFMDTYHPDTVFSSIDRQGRYAYGNQPIIAQWNLARFAETLLPLIDDNQAEAVKLAQGAHSDFAKLYHSNWLAGMRAKLGIFNEESKDESLIQQLLDLMQRYGADFTNTFRALTLDRPGDAPLFDSAEFKQWYQLWQARLGRQQQSKEAVHQLMRKSNPAVIPRNHRVEDALAAAEKGDYSVMRRLLAVLSDPYRYSAEQDQYSTPPPKNQRYVTFCGT; translated from the coding sequence ATGACAGTGAACAAGGCAGCGGCAGAGGCAGGCTGGAACTTAGAGCATACTTATGCCCAACTTCCGGGAATGTTTTACAGTAAGCTTAACCCCGTTGCAGTGCCGGCACCAAAACTGGTGATCCTCAATCATTCCTTGGCGAAATCTTTGGGGCTGAACAGCCAAGTGCTGCAAAGGGAAGATGGCGTAGCGGTGCTTGCCGGCAATCGCCTGCCTAAGGGCGCAATACCCCTGGCCCAGGCTTACGCGGGCCATCAATTTGGGTATTTTACCATGCTGGGGGACGGTCGGGCCATTCTTCTCGGCGAGCAGATCACGCCTTCAGGTGAACGGTTTGATATACAGCTAAAAGGTTCGGGTAAAACGCCCTACTCACGGGGGGGTGACGGCCGGGCGGCCCTGGGGCCCATGTTGCGGGAATATATTATCAGTGAAGCAATGCATGGACTGGGTATTGCCACCGGCCGCAGCTTGGCAGTGGTGACCACAGGGGAAACGGTAATTCGTCAAACCCGGCAGCCCGGTGCCGTGTTGACCCGTGTGGCCGCCAGCCACCTGCGTATTGGTACCTTTGAGTATGCTGCCAGGTGGGGCACAGTGGAAGATCTCAGGGCTTTAGCCGATTATACCCTGAAAAGACATTTTCCTGAAGCTGACCATACCGACAACCCTTATCTTTATTTACTGGGCGAAGTAATCAAGCGCCAAGCTTCTCTTGTGGCTAAGTGGCAGTTAGTGGGCTTTATCCACGGGGTAATGAATACCGACAATGTCACCCTCAGTGGGGAAACCATTGATTATGGCCCCTGCGCTTTTATGGATACCTATCACCCGGATACGGTATTTAGCTCCATTGACCGGCAGGGTCGCTATGCCTATGGCAATCAACCGATTATCGCCCAATGGAATTTGGCACGATTTGCTGAAACGCTGTTGCCCTTAATTGATGATAACCAGGCGGAGGCAGTTAAGCTGGCCCAAGGGGCACATTCTGATTTTGCTAAGCTGTATCACAGCAATTGGCTGGCAGGAATGAGGGCAAAATTGGGCATTTTCAATGAAGAGAGCAAGGATGAATCCCTTATTCAACAACTTCTTGATCTGATGCAAAGGTATGGGGCAGATTTTACCAATACCTTTCGTGCATTAACTTTAGACCGGCCGGGGGATGCCCCATTATTCGACAGTGCAGAATTTAAACAGTGGTATCAGTTGTGGCAGGCAAGGTTGGGCAGGCAGCAGCAATCGAAAGAAGCCGTACATCAGCTGATGCGCAAATCCAATCCTGCCGTTATACCCCGCAACCACCGGGTAGAGGATGCACTGGCAGCGGCTGAAAAGGGGGACTACAGCGTGATGAGGCGGTTACTGGCTGTTCTTTCAGACCCCTACCGGTACTCGGCTGAACAGGACCAATACTCTACACCGCCGCCGAAAAATCAACGGTACGTAACATTTTGCGGTACATAG